GAATTGCTTCGGGATCCAGGTGTCCAGACGGCAGGCTCCCATTTGGCTCTCCATGGGGGGCTGCCGTTTGCTGTATTTCTGGAATATCCCTTAGTCCCCATGGCCAGAGAGGGGCAGGCTGAGCGGTAAGCTGGCAGTGCTGCGGGCTGCCTAGGACTGGGGAAGATCCTGGAGCTAGGCCTGCCCCTGCTCTCGAGGGGACTGTGTTCTGCCTTGGGGCGCCTTGGGGCAGGACAATAGGCTGTGGTGACTAGCTGCATCCTTGCCCACCAGCTGCCAGCCCTCCAGACTGTGTGCCCgcagctctgggctgcctgtGTTAACGAGCTCCCAGGAGACATGCTGCTCCCTGGCCGACATGTCCAGTAGCTGGAGCAAGGGACAGAGAGCCAGTCGGGCTGCCCCCACTGCATGACCTGACGCTGGGAGGGTCTCCCTGGGctcctgccctggctgcagccggctGCAATAAGCTGGACTTACCGGCCCTGGCTGGTTAGACAAGTGCACCTTTATTGAGCTTGGCTTTGAGCACAGCTGAGTGGGCCCGGAGCCGGGGGCCCCAGTGGGAGGCGGGTAGGGGTAAGACGCTGAGGGGCAGAAGGGGGCGGCTGAGGCCTGGCGGTTGGCAGCACTCACTGCTGGATCCTCCGGATGGACTGAACCTGGGAGGTCTGCGCGTGGGAGCCCCACTCCCGGAAGTGCTTGTATTCGCCCGCGTGATGGTCGCACTCCAGGATGTACTGGAAGCCCCGGTACCCAGGGAACTGGGAGCAGACCCAGCTGCGGAAGACAGGAGAAGCCTTGCTGCCAGAGCCaaccccagggcagcagggcgggGGTTGTGCGGACAGAGCGGTCCCGGTCGGGGGCCCCACAGACTACAGTACATGGGGGGGGGTCTGAACTCCTGGGCCCTCGGGATCCGACCGGTTCTCCTCAGCCACAGCATCACTCTGGGACCCTGCAGGGGCACTGAGTCCTGGCCTCGGGGCCTGGCAGCTGCACGCCCGGGgagtgctgctgcagtgctgagcCAGGTCGGGGGCTGGCACCTTGAGTGGGTTTGGGGCTCAGCCATATTgtcgtccccctccccccggaggtACTCACGCGCCAGAGTGAGCACGGAAGGAGCCCACCGCgctgctcccccagcccatgGCTGGCAGCGAAGGGTAGTCGTCGCTCAGCTCCCCTTTCCGCCCCAGGAAGTTCTCCCACTCGAAGATCGTCATCTTGCTGTCCCGGTGATTCTGCCGCGAGGGGACAGAGAGATTGCAGGTGGGCTGGGGACACCTCCCCATGCCCCCGCAGGGCCTGCCTGCTCCACAGGGCTGCTCCGCCCCCgcgctgctccccacccaggaggGCTGCTCCTGCTTCACCCAGCGGACGAGACAGCAGAAGCGGgcccctgctgctgggagctggggctcagAGCAACGCAAAGGGCACCCTCAACGCGCCCCGGTTAACTGGGGCCTGGGGTCCTTTCTGACAGCGAGAGGCCTCGGGGAGCTCGGGGGTGGGCAGAAGTCCCAGGAATGCCAGGCCGCTCTCCATGGCTTCGCTGCAGGGGTCTCGGGCCCAGGGCGCACACAGGGTGACTCTCACccggcactgggggtgggggtgactctCACAACACCTCCTCTCTCCAGGCCGGGGCCTGGTCCCTGGAGTGAGATGGGCATCAGCACATGCTGCCCAGCTCCCGCCGGGCATCCCAAAGAAGGGCCGGGCCTGATCCCAACCTTTGTGTCCCTTCCCGGGTGAGTCGAGGGGCGCCGGGTCAGTCCCAGGCAGCGCTCCTCACAGACATGGGAGATGGAACCAGCCCCGTCCGTGCTAATGCCTGGGGCTGTGCCAGCCTTGCCCCCAGGGGCCGGGTGCAGCAGGGACCCGTGTGCCAAGGCTCAGGCCATGAGAGCACTGACTGGCATCCCAGGGGGAGCACCGGCCACGCTGCCTCCCCTTGGAGCTGGGCAGGGCGTGTCTGGTCAGCCCACTGCTCTGCGGGGCCAGCGAGGCTGGGCGGGATGAATGGGGGAGCGCAGGCGGATGGGGAAGCCCAGAGGGGGGCAGTCGGCCAGCCCTACTCACAGCGCAGGCGATGGGGCGGAAGGAGCTCATCCTCTCCACGTGGTAGGCGTGGCTGCCACTCCAGGCCTCCCAGCGAGGGTACTCGCCTTGCTCCAGAACGAACTGCTGCCCCTGGAAGCCCACGTGCTCAAAGCCTGCCCACCTGTGGGGAAAGCCAGAGCCCAGGTATCCAGGGAGATCGGGGCCGTGAGTGCTCAAGCGACCGCATTAGCCCGGGGCCAGGGCAACAGGCTGTGGCGTATCTGCCAGCGACCTCAGCTGAGATGACTGACGGGCCAGCTCTGCATCCATGCCCACTGCCGGCACGTGGGCTCCCTGTCTCTGCTCTGGGTCCCAGGGCCCCGCTGATCACTCCCCAGCCCATGGGGGAGATGGGGCTCAGCACTGGCAGCCTGGCGCATGGCAGGTTAGCACCCACAGAGGTGGATGCATGTGCCCGCCCCATGAGAGCGCCGAGGGGCTGGCCTGGGGTGGGCTGCGtagctggggctgccagccccttgggATGTGTTTACACCACTCCGGGAAGCAGAACGATTTCTCGGGGCCAAACACCAAGCATTTCCAGGGACAAAATGTAATTGAAATCCCCAGGATGCGGGACGCAGCATTCTCCAGGGAGCAATGGGTGGCAGTTTGGACCGGGTGCGGCAGGGGAGCAAGGCAGGGCCGTCCCGGGACTCACGCGCCACTCTCAATCTTGAAGGAGCGGAGCGTCTGGAAGCCGCACGCCCTCACGTCGTAGCACTCAGCGGTGAACTCCTGCCTCCGGCCCTGGAAGAACTCCTCATCCCACACCACGATCTGGGGGGAACAGCCAGGGTCAGGGGGCTGCTCTGGCATCATGGAGCGACACTCCCTGGCTCCTGGAGGGTGCCAGGGGCAtcccacagccctggggcagctcaCACATTGGAGCAGCTTGTGCTACAGGCATGTGGCTGACATCCCCTCAGGCCCCATGCCAGGGTCGTCCTGCTGCAGCTCAGCTCCAGGCCAGGCAAAGTGCAGTGGGGGACTGTGCTGTGACCTGCCTTTAGCCAGGACCCTGCAAGCAGGGGAGTGGTTTCTATGTCcagccggctccctgcccccctgtgtttggcctcagccccaggggagggtggcaggctgcATGGGAGCAGGGTAGGGGTTAACTCCACGGGTGCATGAAGGGCTTGGCTGGGTCTGGGCCAGGCAGGGGGTTCACACCTTGGGCCAGACCCTGTGAGAGCCGGTGCTccagggagaggggaaggcaggagaggagagggctgggcctccactcctgccccatctctgGCGCCCACCTGCAGTGAGCCCCGCTACTGGGGCCTGGCCGACAGAGGCCCTGagagcctgcagctcccagggaacGTGACTCATGGCCTCTGCCCTGTCAGCAGCGGGAAGGGCACTGCACTCAGCTCGCTGCCTTCCTGTGACACTGCTGAGCCTGGCtcgcaggccctgccccagcctctcggGCTGGGGGACTCCGAGTTGCTGGGAATtaccccactttgcagtcagcagCGAAAGAGCAAACTAGCCCAGCCCGATGCTCCGCCATGGAGCCCAAGCCTGCTGtgtccagcagagagcagcagtgCCCAGACATCACCCCACCTCGGCcagagtggggtgcagggagacCGGCTCTGCATGCACAGGGCTTGGCTGCAGAAAACACGCGTGTAACACGCCCTTGGACTGCACCCCGCTGCCCCTCCAGAGCCCGCTGGAGGAGACGACACCGCCCggagctgggctgctccaccagagccccctggctgagctggggggagacATGTCACCATGTTCCCACCAGCCCTTTGCCCCCCAGTCCCAACTGCCCGTTATCCCCTGTCATACCGAGTCCCCAGGAAAGGGCTCTGAGACAGCAGCCACAGGGCCAGACAGGCTGTGCCTGGCAAGGGGTGATTTCTGGGCATTCAGCAGCCTGGGGCCTAGAGGCGCCCCCAACACCCTCCCAGGCGTATCAGCAGCAGGGGGACGAAGGGAGGTGTCAGACCAAACTCAGCCTCTCCCttcaaccccccagctgtgtctgagACACACCCTGTGCGCAGGCTCGCCATGGGACTGGCCATGGGGGACTCTCAGCTTTACCATGCAAAGATCCCAGCGAGCGGGTCCTGGGGCCCAGGTCTCAGCATGGGTCCTAATGCCAAACCAGCTCCCGGCGATGCTCCCCCCAAGACCGCACCTCGCCCGACCATACCTTCCAGAGGCCAGAGAACTTAGTGCAGCGTTGGCTCATTATGGCTCTGTCCTGGGGAGGAAACGAGAAGACCAGATCGTTAGAATCTGCTCCATGCAAATCTGTGTTGTTGGCAACTGACTGCAGGCTGAGACACCCTCCCCAGGGGACTGGGATGGAGTGGCGAGGTCACCCCACTGAGCTGGTGCCTTCCTCGGCCATTGCTAACCACTCCTCTAGCcctgccctcctgcagccccgGCCATCTGGAGCTGAGCCAGTGCCACGGTCCCATGCCCCTGGatcaccctcacccccaccctgtgggGACATGGAGAGCAGCAGGAGGCCCCAGCCTCAGGCACGGTGCTGCAGCTGGGACCAGGCACCCTAGGGATCCCCCATCGCTCCCATTGTCCGCAGACACTGGTGCTTTCATAGGCAAGGGAAGGGCTCATCTGGAAGGCACATGGGTGGGAcggggggctgggatccccctgctggggtgggaCACGTTCCCGATCACATGACCCAGCCCCCAGGGAGTTAACGCTCAGGCCTGCAtttgctctgctctctccactcGGGTGCTCAAGCCCCAGCACCTGTTGTTAGGTCTGACCCCAGTTAGTGTTTGCTGCTGCCTACAAAACAATTGTGTCTGTCGGCTCCCTCCGGCTCCCTGGCCGTCCTGGcagctgtagcagagcaggggagCGGCTGGGACCGTAAGTGCCCTGGGGCATCTGGCGCTTTGCAACCAGCCCGTCAAGTCCAGACTTAGCCCCTCTCTGCGAGGATTTGGGACCTTGCCGAGGGTGCTTCCTGCAGTGGCAGCCCCAGAGGGAGGTTTTACAGTGACAACCCCCTGCCCTCAGGACAAATCCCCTGGCGGGAGCCACTGGGATCAAGCAGGAGAGAATGCAGCGCGGCTCCTAGGAGTCGATCATCCACGGAGCCCAGCCACGCTGGCGAGCTGCTGTCCAGGCATTTTCACCGCGTCGCAGGGCAGTCTGAGCTCAGACACTAGCAAACCTCGGGGCTCGGACCTGCTGCCGCATGCAACTCAGGACACAGCAGAGAGCACTAACCCCACAACGGCGGAAGCAAGCTGCCGTGGCTGGGAACTCTGAGCCTTTTCTGCCACCTCTTCTGTCACCGCTGGCTCTGCTCTGAGACCCCCCGCAGCTGGTGTGTCCTGCAGGGAGCCGGGGCGGAGCTGGGTGAGCAGCGGGCACAGCGTGCTCCCAAAGGGCAGGGCTTTCATCAGCCGCCCTGTGTCCTGCTTCGACCTGTCCCTCAGGGCCAGCAGGTTCCTACGGCCGGACACTCTGCTCCAGGGCAGAGTCCTTGGGCCCCGTCAGCAAACTGCCCAGCCGGACACTCCTGCTCAGCCTCCCTGGAGAATCCCCGTTCCTTTGGGAGCCCACATGCCcttccagctccaagtcaaagaGCATCTTGAAGCGAGCGCTGGCCAGTGGAGGCTGCTCCCTGCACTTACCTGGTGAAGAGCAGCTGGACTCCCAGGGAGGTGACCTGGCCAGCAGTGGCTCTGGCTGGGTTTTTATAACctccagacagagacagagacaggcaGAGCATTACAGAAACCCCTCGCTCagcacatggcaggcagggatctggggcagaacAAAGACTGGTCTGTGGAGCAGCTAAAGCACGGCCCAGCCAgcagtgccaggctctctgctcaGCCAGACCCCGAAGGCAGCAGAGACTGCCCTGGGCTCATCCCCGAGGGGGtcaccctccttccagatggcaAACAGCAGCTCTGCCGTGAGCGGCCTTCCTCTGGCCTCGCTCACCCCGCAGTGCCTGATCTGCTGCCCCATCCCGTGCGGGAGAGCATCTCGCTCTTTCCTATGGGGCTGCACCCATCTCCCAGCCAGTGTCAGTAGCCCCCCGCCTCGCTGTGTGACAGGACTGGCTGAGCGTGCCTGTACGCGCCGGCGGAGGAGGTGCCTGGCTCCCTCAGCTTGTACAGGCCTCCCTTGGGGCCTGCCTCAGTGGGACTCGctgtttaagttgcatcccacagaccaaagacaccAGAAAATATCATACCCTAAAAacaccagttcatatctgtatacagtgaagaaacccccaagcatcaagaaaagaaaaatgaagtgttttataaataagagactggtcaattacacctctatctacaatatatggacaattaatttaacaatcagctaaaaaccactagctggaccaaaaaaaactgtcatttaatttcaacttggttactgtgtaaaaacaactgtattattgctgtactactgtattatcactgtactgctatattattgctgtactactgtattattatcgtgctgctgtattattgctgtattgtgTAATTAATGTACAAtatgtataaccttgctaaattgttttaaccaacacacaggtaaaaatcaacaaatgaatagcagcaaacaacatgaagactaggaaaaaacaaattggtaaaaaaactaagttacatagtaactacaaattgggtaaacaaattgcctgttagtaccagtcataatttgggtcagtaacactgcatcctaactgaggcacttgttattcaaaacaatcttgttcagtgtctgggtaccaatattaaatcctgacacagcaatatttaataaagtggttactgtccattcagtaggttatctggaagacagcatccataaaaaacaactggatctacatcaaccaatggaacagagaagatacccacttctgtttcctgcccagtaaagctgaccagagggtgacaac
The Mauremys mutica isolate MM-2020 ecotype Southern chromosome 16, ASM2049712v1, whole genome shotgun sequence genome window above contains:
- the CRYBA4 gene encoding beta-crystallin A4 — translated: MSQRCTKFSGLWKIVVWDEEFFQGRRQEFTAECYDVRACGFQTLRSFKIESGAWAGFEHVGFQGQQFVLEQGEYPRWEAWSGSHAYHVERMSSFRPIACANHRDSKMTIFEWENFLGRKGELSDDYPSLPAMGWGSSAVGSFRAHSGAWVCSQFPGYRGFQYILECDHHAGEYKHFREWGSHAQTSQVQSIRRIQQ